The Rhea pennata isolate bPtePen1 chromosome 7, bPtePen1.pri, whole genome shotgun sequence genome contains a region encoding:
- the CSGALNACT2 gene encoding chondroitin sulfate N-acetylgalactosaminyltransferase 2 — protein MGSGNIVRMPRRGLIIQARTRWLLVGLALLFSLILLMYLLECAPQTEGNGSLPGIVGENMGKEYYQALLQEQEEHYQNRATSLKRQIAQLKQELQEMSDKLKTLQEKKSPKINSMNYQGTKEQASNDLLEFLHSQIDKAEVSTGAKLPSEYGVVPFESFTSMKVFQLEMGLTRHPEEKPVRKDKRDELVEVIEAGLEVINNPDEEDGQDEDDGVGEKQLYNENDFIEGYYRTERDKGTQYELFYKKMDGMEYRHVTLFRPFGPLMKVKSETVDISRSIINIIVPLAGRTEAFAQFMQNFRDVCIHQDKRVHLTVVYFGQDGLSEVKSILESVARETNFHNYTLVSLNEEFNRGRGLDMGARAWEKGEVLMFFCDVDVYFTAEFLNSCRLNAEPGKKVFYPVVFSLYNPAIVYANQDVPPPVEQQLVHKKDSGFWRDFGFGMTCQYRTDFLTVGGFDLEVKGWGGEDVHLYRKYLHGDLIVVRTPVPGLFHLWHEKHCADELTPEQYRMCIQSKAMNEASHSHLGMLVFREEIETHLRKQAYRTNSEAVG, from the exons ATGGGAAGCGGAAATATTGTAAGGATGCCTAGAAGAGGCTTAATAATTCAAGCCAGAACTCGTTGGCTGTTAGTGGGTCTGGCCTTACTGTTCAGTTTAATCTTGCTCATGTACTTGCTGGAGTGTGCCCCACAAACAGAGGGTAATGGATCTCTGCCCGGGATCGTAGGCGAGAACATGGGTAAAGAATACTATCAAGCCCTTCTGCAGGAACAAGAAGAGCATTACCAAAACAGAGCTACCAGTCTGAAACGTCAGATTGCCCAGCTAAAGCAAGAGCTTCAGGAAATGAGTGATAAGTTGAAAACcctgcaggagaaaaagagcCCCAAGATCAACAGTATGAACTACCAGGGCACAAAAGAACAAGCATCTAACGATCTCCTAGAATTTCTTCATTCCCAGATTGACAAAGCTGAGGTGAGCACAGGGGCTAAACTGCCTAGTGAATATGGCGTCGTGCCTTTTGAAAGCTTTACGTCCATGAAAGTATTCCAGTTAGAGATGGGGCTCACTCGACATCCAGAAGAAAAACCTGTTAGAAAGGATAAACGAGATGAATTGGTCGAAGTTATTGAGGCTGGCCTGGAAGTTATCAATAATCCGGATGAAGAAGATGGGCAAGATGAGGATGACGGAGtaggagagaagcagctgtataatgaaaatgatttcataGAAG GTTACTATCGTACAGAAAGAGATAAGGGGACACAGTATGAACTGTTTTATAAGAAGATGGATGGCATGGAATACAGGCATGTCACGTTGTTCCGACCTTTTGGACCACTCATGAAAGTGAAGAGTGAAACAGTCGATATTTCTAGATCAATCATTAACATTATTGTTCCTCTTGCTGGAAGAACTGAGGCATTTGCACAATTTATGCAAAACTTTAG GGATGTATGTATTCATCAGGATAAGCGTGTTCATCTCACTGTGGTATATTTTGGACAAGATGGACTATCAGAAGTAAAAAGCATCCTAGAGTCTGTAGCTAG agaaactaACTTCCACAATTACACACTTGTCTCTTTGAATGAGGAATTTAACCGTGGCCGGGGACTTGACATGGGTGCCAGAGCTTGGGAGAAGGGCGAGGTCCTGATGTTCTTCTGTGATGTTGATGTTTATTTCACAGCTGAGTTCCTGAACAGTTGCCGCTTGAATGCTGAGCCTG gaaaaaaggttttttaCCCTGTGGTATTTAGCCTCTATAATCCTGCTATAGTCTATGCCAACCAAGATGTACCACCCCCTGTGGAACAGCAGTTG gTACACAAGAAGGATTCTGGTTTCTGGCGGGATTTTGGCTTTGGGATGACTTGTCAATATCGGACAGACTTTCTGACTGTTG GGGGGTTTGACTTGGAAGTGAAAGGCTGGGGCGGAGAGGATGTTCACCTTTACAGGAAGTACTTGCATGGTGACCTTATTGTGGTGAGGACACCAGTCCCAGGTCTCTTTCACCTCTGGCATGAGAAACATTGTGCAGACGAACTGACTCCGGAGCAGTATCGCATGTGTATCCAATCCAAAGCCATGAATGAAGCATCTCACTCGCACCTTGGCATGCTGGTCTTCAGGGAGGAGATTGAGACTCATCTCCGCAAACAGGCTTATAGGACTAACAGCGAAGCAGTGGGTTAA